Genomic window (Helianthus annuus cultivar XRQ/B chromosome 3, HanXRQr2.0-SUNRISE, whole genome shotgun sequence):
tcattagggctctcacaaaagtatttttacaaacatgttttcattgcatacacgaaatgcccagatccagggaaacaaacatttttacaaacaaaaagacACGAAACACACTTCAAGGATTATGTTtatggttcagtctgagagactgggtggttcagtctgagagactgggtggtttagtctgagagactaggtggtttagtctgggagactgggtagttcagtctgggagactgggtggtttagtctgggagactgggtagttcagtctgagagactgggtggtttaGTTTGGGATACTAGGAAGGATACGTGATTGCATTGTCATTGATTGCATGCTTAAGATTAGtagttgatatatgtgcatatgttgtgattgTTTTGTTACAGACACTATGTCATCATCCGAGAGTAGACTGTCCGATACCGATGACCCTATGGCTGTAGTTTCTAAAGATGAGATCGTCCCTGAGCCAGAGATCTTTACTTCTGACACAGAGAGTGACCCGGAGATGATGTCCGATGATgacgacgactttcagccctttgcgctgcccgaTTTCGGAGATGATTTACCGATTGCTGATGGTATCCCAGACGAGGATTCGTTTGTTATTCCTATTCCTGTGCACGATCATCTTATCATCGGTCATCCCGATGGTGAGCATGTCGTGACACTGATCCTCGCTCCTGTTCCTCTTACGGTCATTCCTCCTGAGGATTGGCCTTTTGACGATCTTTTTGACGATGATTTTGATCTGTTTGTTGATGGTCCTCTCGATGACGCTCATGGTGACGGAGAGCTTGATGAGGACGTTGTTGCTATTCCACTTTTGGGGACTCCCGTTATCGAGAATTCTTCTGACTCTAGTTTACACTCCGtctcagattcctttgagtctgtgtCATCTTCCGCTTTACAGGCAGTTGGACTGCGACGTTACGCCACAGATTCTAACGATGATACAGCTATGTCAGCTGCACCGTTAACTCCACATGACATTGAGCCTGGACTTGAGCCTGATTTTATTCCTGATGATCAGCCTGTTGATGCACCCGCTGATCCTGAGCCGATACCTGCACCTGAGCCTTTACCTGATCATGACCCTATTCCATTTGGCATACCTGATATTGCACCCCTCATATTTGATCCAGTTCCTGCACCCGCTGACCCTTATGTTATTGAGCCAGTCACTCCTCTACTTGCACCTGCACCCATTGATGTTGCTCCTTTTTCACCTGGTAGAGTCAGATGTGCACTGTGTCGACCTGCCTATAGTCTTCTTGCAGGATATACCCGCACCCCTTCCAGGGGAAGGCACTTCTAGCCAGCAGCCTAGCCATGACCCACATGTATCAGCAGCTTTCCCTCACATGCTTCAGTCTGCACCTTCTGCTCATTTTAGTTCTTCACCACTTGACGATCCACTTAGATGGTTCCCACCGTACACCATGCCGATTTCTGATCCCTACCATCCCTCACACTTTACTGGTTATACACGAGATGAGTTACTTCTATCATTGCAGCTTCAGTATGAGATCATGAGTCGCAGGATTTTAGAGCTTGAGATGACACCGCGACCTTTGCCATGTCCGTGTCAGCCTACTTTTGTTCCCCCTCGTTCATCACCATCCCCACTTTCGCATCCTCCCGCACCACTTACTCCATTTCCCGAGTTTGACACTCGCTTTCTTACTGTTGAGCAGCAGATCAGTTATCTGTTGCGTCATGTTTATCAGCTTGAGGAGGAGCTTGCGCATGTGCACGGCTTGCTTTTTGTTCCTCCacctctgtcacaccccaaccgatagcggaaacatcggggcgtggcactgagcgaaatagattgtccagaagtttctaTAACAACTACAATTACCAGTTATTTAAaacaacacgtcccataccatgtcataaaagataacgtaattattacagacaaaatctagtcaaatagttatgttccgacaactcaggtttcattagtacagacaactatttgttggtttctaggactctttcctagccttgatttccaagcaaatagacatcttaagcacctgtcacatacgttaaaataaaagtcaatacacataatgtaaaggtgagcatacaagtttgataaaagcatatagagtttgaaatagtttacgcataaccagcacgtacactgagtgaaacgaagcatgttagttatcgacatgaacctatcgataccaatgactgcgggttaactgcccaaggcagttcgtaatacatgatcaccactgtaatccatgcaaataattatccttaacaacccccgcgtgagcgggtgctgagtccaaactatagtactatcgtcgttaaggcaagtagacaacattccatgtgtaaacataacaaacaagcattcatttagccACGTATAAGatgcagtaacggttagcgtttaaagtattgcgtagtgtgttcgatgtgatttagaataagtaacgtatgtaacaccgaaaagtgcgtaaagcaaaaagggatcgagtatactcacagtgattgatggattgaagggagcgctagagagtagggttagcctgaacagattgatagcataacgataagtgacgcgtaaaacgatACAAGGTGTATGCgggtcggacagcagttcgatcggacggtagtctgATCAGGCAGCCGTTCGTTCGGTTGGTACTCCgcccggatggtcatccggtcgggtgacctttcgagtggattgtttcgtcctttgggaaggatgtgtttgtgtatgatggcttgacttttgaagtatttgttgtagcattttgaaaacataaaagtATCTCTTCCTTTCaggttggtcgatcgaacggtcgttcgatcgggcgataccccgattggttggacactttaatGAAAACAAGTTCCCAAcagattgtcactcgatcggacggtcgttcgatcgggtggcatcctttgtatattgaacatgttgaaaattgtttaagtgtggaaGTTTAAATGTTTCATAACAcggatggcagttcgatcggatggtagtccgatcggacaacaatgCGTTCAACACTCAGACTTCAAAGATTGGCAAAagtggttaagtgtgggacctaGGGTGCAAGTCGTTCGGATTGCCTAGTCATACGGTTTGGCTGTTCAAtcagacagcagtccgatcggacggcaccccATCCTGGTCGTCCTggtcgtcttacacttggttgttttgattgtttgtcgatTTATCGAGACGTTTTGATAACGTGTTAAGCAACATAAACTTTGTCAATACTTGGTACCCCTGATCGGACAAGAATCACCCAACCCGGTCAGTTAAcggttcgagacggtgttccatgtttaacccgaaatcggtagtctcttggatagaatccagatcttgaaccaatacaaccacaagaatgagtgGTAAGTTAACACAAGCTCCGGTCCTAtcagttttgagtgcattgagtgtaaaagagttgaaagaaagttggtaaaaccatctttcaatccttttctgtgtgaatatgtttagatctatgaaagatctttgtttgtttatatggAAATCGGTTAGTTCCAAGTCATTCTCGGTGGATTGAGGcaaaaacatgaagttcttcaagaacacatgatgacgtcaccctagaataccttgaatcttgatgatttcacggttaaaagttaagaatcaaaagatagaaaggtgtaggagtgcgtgtagattaaggaagtacaagatttaggacgagatcttaccggaattgagagaaattTGAGAAAAAGTGGGGGGAACGAGCTGGTCGGACGTCAGTTGCCAAAAGTGGTAATAATGAGAGTGACaggaggtatttatagagttcccaaagtggaaagggttggtcgatcggttagccagtccgatcggacagctggtcgttCGACTGagcggctgttcgatcggccggtctCCTGGTCGATCGGCCTTCTGATTCGGGTGTTCGGTGCGatgagttttgctgtttcgatttcgattacgagcgatgcgaatgcgatagggtttcctattcaaattacttttattcccaactactcatatctcgcactatctcttctcTACCAATTACCATaccgtttcgattgcgattgagtttcgattgattaccacacataacataaataaacatgcacaagtaacaaataaggcacacacacacctataacaataaccaaaatgcgtaattcgagttgcgagttcGATTGCAATTTGATGTTGATGAGATTAGATTGATTAGTgtttagttgactttatcgcattgttacttcctattattcacagtcgtaaagcgattcatAGCGATAAGTATACATCGATTATAGCGATTCTTaacaattactccacataatacaactaacggaAGGCATAAATTAGACTATTACGAGtcaagaagtcaaaacaggaattgagcaaggagtgacagatcgcaattagcaatcttttcttcctttgacttcaatcttgactttgactttgactttgactttcgaaacacggggtgttacagcctcccctagttgagggaatttcgtcccgaaattaggtcgaagccgtaacaaacaactgtgggtacttcgtcttcatgtcgctttcgagttcccaagtgaactctgcgcctcgtttgccttcccatcggactttcacaatgggaatgcgcgagcatctgagctgcttggtttgacgatccatgatttcgacaggcttctccactaagtgtagtgtttcgtttatttggaggtcatcgagaggtacaattaaatcatgctcagccatgcactttcggaggttcgaaacatggaaagtcgggtggacgttactcagtttccagaatcttaaaaggtccaacgtatcgaggcgctagtttccctttcttgccgaatctgaccacacccttacaaggtgatacctttagtagtatgtagtcgccaacgtcaaattcaatgggcttgcgtcgtctatcggcgtaacttttctgacgactctgaGCTTTCCGCAGGGTGTCTcaaatttggaggattttgttagtcgtttcttgcagtagctcaggaccggttaattgcgagtgaccgatctcgtgccatacaataggcgatcgacatcttcttctgtatagagcctcaaatggtgccatttgaatgctggaatgatagctgttattatacgagaattcgactaacggcaggtaagtGTCCCAAtttccaccgaaatctatgacacacgaacggagcatgtcttcaagggtacgaatcattctctcagtctgaccgtcggtttgaggatggaatgaggtactcagattaagcgtagtaccgagagccgcttgaaacgtttcccatagtcgcgaggtaaaccgagcatcacgatcagagatgatgtcatgaggcgtcccatgattacaaatgatctcatcagtgtattgtcacaccctggctttgcggaagcgtgggttaatttggtgtgacttcttagtaccatagcttaatcacaataagctatatgaaagtaaaaccatgtagatcatccattgatttaagttttaaaataaaagtaacacaacattgtcttaaagcgttgacacatgcaacggaaattacaacctaataacataaaaacattgttcgaAAGACACAACCATGAACATAAAACAAACGctgtttaagaactgtgactcgtctaggtaaaagccacaacccctaaactcgGATGATCCCCATTACTCTACGCAGCGTGAGGACTTTGACGGTTGAGCGGCAGCGGTTTCGGAGGATGGtgcagtggtagcttgatgcagagactttgaaggcttatcccaaaaaccagcttttacccacttgtcgttgatttcagcggaaagcaagtaagtttcttcaATCGTTGCTGTCTTTGCGGCATGCACAAAATccgcaacacagtcgggtagagctcggatgtacttcttgattgccatgtcggacgtcttcacttgatcgggacagatgatgctgagctgcttaaagcgagcagtcagggcagcgttgtcaccTTCCTTCTGCTTAATATTCCAGAATTCGTCCTctagcttttggcgttcatgggggagggcagaatttgtccatcatgatggccttcaactcttcccatgtcagctcataggctgcatcatttccgcgtttatTACTCTCGGCCATCAACCAGTCTaatgcgcgggactggaagacgccggtagcgttTAGAGTGCGGAGATTTTCCGGACATCcactctggcgcagagtgacttcgatggaatcgaaccattgaaacatagccgttgggccatcttctccagtgaattccttcggaccgcaagccttgaactgcttgaagctgaaagcagtcttggtggcaactttaggagcttcggttctggactcctcagacgatttacTAACATTCTCGTAAATCTCACTCACGATCTGGGGCACAACCTTGGCCACTTGTTTAGTGAGgatggcagcaaggcgtttgtccctCTGTTCTTGGCGAGTGAGTCGTGGGTGACGAGATCCAGATGATGGTCCAGTTGAcgttgtctgcaacagacatcgtcataggtctcagacatGTCATAATCGAATTTCACCTCACACGTCTattacttactaaagctcaggaacacaatgaaacatgtatcacataaacacgtaagcaCCTAATCACCgattcacataagcacagaagcacgtaaACCCGTAAAGCAcagagcacagaagcacatacgcatgtaatcacaagatgcagtcagaatacagaaacctatcattcaaagtcttCGAGTGTTCGAGAATAGCGATCGCGTTTAGCATAGCGATTAGTATAATATAGGCGTATAACATAGCATAAGGTCGTCCATAATTTAGCGATTTGTCGGCGTGATGTAGTGAGTGTTGTGAGATCAGCGGAAGCAAGAGATGTTAAATTGGAACTAGTGATATGTCAAAACGCTAACAAATAAGCATAAAACCATGTAAACACATAAACTTCACATAAAATCGACGAGTATCAGAGACGGCAAATGCGAGCTCAGAATTGAAACAcgtaaaaatcgagaaatagattgtctgcggctattagacaatgactatccaaagtgattcgactattctcaaggacttgtcgTACACATTTTGGCCTTCAGGATCGcgcttctgcctcgattcttgggcgttCGGCACGCATCCCTTTAGTCATACCGTGtcttcaggtcgttggagtccgtcgagactttggtgagagttttggaaaaaccaAGTAGAAgtcggaacaagtcgtcaaggttagggtttcacccctggcttaacaacttctttccaattttaaaaaataaagacGAAAATCCGTGCTAAAGTATGGATTTGACTCCTGGTCTAACGCGAATTCCCgcttttatagataaatacagatcaaacaagcaatttaatcgagagtttgcggtttccacacctaatctcgacttaatcGCTTATTCACAATTTGAAAATTCAAGTGCAGTGGTAGTGTAACGTAGGCGAGAATAATAAGGAATAGCAGTAAGCTCATACATAATCCCTACTGGTTATGCACGAGTcggtctattgggtcctaactatagactaggtctctaagacatcgacccggactaggtcgagtcttgcctaattccctatagttatggctctgataccagtctgtcacaccccaaccgatggcggaaacatcggggcgtggcactgagcgaaacagattgtccagaagtttccataacaactacaattaccaattatttaaaacaacacgtcccataccatgtcatataagataacgtaattattacagacaaaatctagtcaaatagttctgttccgacaactaaGGTTTCATTAGTACATACAACTATTTGTTGGTTTCTaggactctttcctagccttgatttccaagcaaatagacatcttaagcacctgtcacatacgttaaaataaaagtcaatacacgtagtgtaaaggtgagcatacaagtttgataatagcatatagagttcgaaatagtttatgcataaccagcacgtacactgagtgaaacgaagcatgttagttatcgacatgaacctatcggcaccaatgactgcgggttgactgcccaaggcagttcgtaatacatgatcaccactgtaatccatgcaaataattgtccttaacaaccctcgcgtgagcgggtgctgagtccaaactatagtactatcgtcgttaaggcaggtagacagcattccatgtgtaaacataacaaacaagcattcatttagccacgtataacatgcagtaacggttaacgtttaaagtattgcatagtgtgttcgatgtgatttagaataagtaacgtatgtaacacctaaagtgcgtaaagcaaaaaagggatcgagtatactcagagcgattgatggattgaagggagcgctagagagtagggttagcctgaacaaattgatagcataacgataagtgacgcgtaaaacgatACAAGGTGTATGCgggtcggacagcagttcgatcggacggttgtccgttcggacagctgttCGTTCAGTTGGTactccgctcggatggtcatctggtCGGGTGACCTtttgagtggattgtttcttcctttgggaaggatgtgtttgtgtatgatggcttgacttttgaagtttttgttgtagcattttgaaaacataaaagtATCTCTTCCTtttaggtcggtcgatcgaacgaccgttcgatcgggcgataccccgattggttggacactttaatGAAAACAAGTTCCCAGCAGGTtatcactcgatcgggtggcatcctttatatattaaacatgttgaaaattgtttaagtgtggaaGTTTAAATGTTTCGTAACAcggatggcagttcgatcggatggtagtccgatcgacAACAATTCGTTCAACACTCATACTTTAAAGATTGGCAAAAGTGGTTAAGTGCGGGACCTAGGGTGCAAGTCGTTCGGATTGCACAGTCGTACGgtttggctgttcgatcggacagcagttcgatcagACGACACCCCGTCCTAGTCAtcctgttcgtcttacacttggttgttttgattgtttgtcgatTTATCGGGACGTTTTGATAACATGTTAAGCAACAGAAACTTTGTCAATACTTGGTacccctgatcggacaggaatcacctaACCCGGTCAATTAACGGTTCGAGACGGTgtttgtaacaactctcattaattattgtttattatgttaattgtctagtaggaaaccctaattgagaaacccaagtaattctgtacaaaccctaaaattttcagaacaatcagaatcaggatcagggcccctaaaactcaaggggggtacaACCTAGCTTACGATTATCCATATAAATTGCTATCAAATTCGAATTTTAACAATCCACTGACTCAGCAAGGCTACAAACACGTGAGGCTACTCTATAATAGAGTGGTGACCCcccgcgtcacgcgacgccccaaCATGGACCCCTCGCGTCACGTGAGGGGGTCAAATTTTatgtataaatagaggggtgtggacttgaattttggcacttgttcGACATTAAATTTCATTATACACACTAAGTTATGATCTGATTACTACAGAAACACACACAATCTCGAATTTCTgccgcgataacagggtaataactcgatcgctattacgattcaacgtccgatcgactaaaactatccaacgaatgtttaagtgctgctcaaattgggtttatgctttgtcattcgtcgttaattcgatggatgtttaagtatcgcactttgtcatttgttgtgagtgTTGAATCTCGttaattgtcgtaaatgctgtattagttactgacctggttcatgtgcattgttatttaaattaggttatcaggataatcaataggctaagctctgcccgtataaatctgcaatgtgagtcattctctttttaccaaactgctttcaaaaccctatttgttttcaaagttataattacagggattaagtctttgcaaatcttaaattactggcagtaagtggggtattgtgcacattactgctgTATTATCActtttaggtgggcgagcctaaataGTGATACACGTCACTTTTGGGTGACATGACCCAAtaagtgatatgaccacagtcacaaatccggtcgagtgacaactggaccagataattataagataggggcaattgtaatcgctcttaatactgtatattataacCAGATGCCGTTTTcacaaaaagaatgattcactcagtatttccccgctgacaaaacctttttcaaacatgtttcaggtgatctgttgtgatccaggaaaagtgtcgtgaagcactacaagcttaaggaagtggctaaatctaaaataaagaaacatgttttgtagaATAACGATTTCCTAGTGAAATCATTATAGTGTAATTTAtgaaatttttaaataaataaaagggcatttcaaggttttaaaagatcctgttaaaatcttccgctgtcgcattaaattaataaataccacgggtttcctgtcccgcggctcctgaccgggtcaaaccggggctggggccgtgacaggaaaaggtggtatcagagccactgatttaagcctattaagtaTTTGGGGAATACTTAACTTTCTGATTATCATtctgtgattatatgttttattaactgactatttgttagttacagtatgggtaaacaatatgagaatatttgtccgtaaggcacaatatgagaatccacTTACCCCAAAGAAAAgaaatttgattattaggaaaagccAAGAGAAAATAAAGAAGCCAAAAGAAATCAGGATGCCTAAGGAGACACAGGAAATAAGCAATAAACCATCTTGGGAAGatgaattagatgaaaaatgggcagatctttatatgttagccaCCGTAGTAGAAAATGCTAACCTCTAATACCCTGACCCAGTAATAGTATTCCTATCATCTACAATCCA
Coding sequences:
- the LOC110932131 gene encoding proline-rich protein 36-like; the encoded protein is MSSSESRLSDTDDPMAVVSKDEIVPEPEIFTSDTESDPEMMSDDDDDFQPFALPDFGDDLPIADGIPDEDSFVIPIPVHDHLIIGHPDGEHVVTLILAPVPLTVIPPEDWPFDDLFDDDFDLFVDGPLDDAHGDGELDEDVVAIPLLGTPVIENSSDSSLHSVSDSFESVSSSALQAVGLRRYATDSNDDTAMSAAPLTPHDIEPGLEPDFIPDDQPVDAPADPEPIPAPEPLPDHDPIPFGIPDIAPLIFDPVPAPADPYVIEPVTPLLAPAPIDVAPFSPGRDIPAPLPGEGTSSQQPSHDPHVSAAFPHMLQSAPSAHFSSSPLDDPLRWFPPYTMPISDPYHPSHFTGYTRDELLLSLQLQYEIMSRRILELEMTPRPLPCPCQPTFVPPRSSPSPLSHPPAPLTPFPEFDTRFLTVEQQISYLLRHVYQLEEELAHVHGLLFVPPPLSHPNR